From the Anguilla rostrata isolate EN2019 chromosome 12, ASM1855537v3, whole genome shotgun sequence genome, the window CCGCAAGGTCCCCAGAGTAACCACAGTAATAGCAGACTCTTGTTCGTCCCTGGGAATGCCAAGCCAGGGCTCCGCGCGCTAAGCACCACGTGACGAGCTCTAATAGAGAAAACAGAGGGTTTCGCTAGGGGTGCACATTTCCAGGCTGGACATCTGTCGCTTGTTTTTTGGGCGGGCAGCTCAGCTattgaaaagaagcagtgaCCTGTCAGTCTTGACTGATGGGAGCGGGCCGCTGGGATCGACCCCATGTGTGGGAAAATACCTCAGCCAAAAAGCACGCTCATTCACATGCTAATTCTGCTCTATAAATAAGAGGAGTGCGCAGCGCGGAGGCCTTAAAGACAAGGCAGATTTCACACGAGACAGCACGAGAGAAGTCGCAGATTATATCTACCAAACCAAGGGACATGACCGCCACTACCATGGCGCACAACGTGGAGAAACTATCGAGTGCCAAGGAAGACAGAAAGGTACGGACATTTCCCCCCCGTTAGAAAGTAAAATAGACTCCAGAGGAAATATTCACAGATTTGGGGAATGAATGTGGAATAGTTTGTTAATTTGCTAGCTTGTTCGTCTCGTGGCGGTCTTCAGTTCCATCGCTGAACTTGACTTGATGTGTACATTCGTTCCTAGCTGAGGAAGCCGCTCATTGAAAGAAAACGACgtgaaagaataaataattgcTTGGATCAGCTGAAAGAAACTGTAGTTGGCGCCTTTCGGCTTGATGTAAGTACACACCGTGAAAATCGCATTGTCGCGTCATACGCGTTGTACTCCAATTTGGACTCATGGTATTTGGACTTGTAGAATCACTGCTTACATCAGCGTCATTCTCTTACAGCAATCTAAACTGGAGAAAGCTGACATTCTTGAAATGACAGTGAAACACTTGCAAAATATACAGAGCAATAAATATGCAGGTAAGTGGTCTCTGATTGTATGAGCAGTATCATACCTTTATTCAAACAGACAGTTGAATTAGCGTTTATAATTTagtttttctgaaatataaatgagtattTCAGAGTAATGCCATGCAACCAATTACAATGTAATAGTCCGCGATCACATAATCAGGATGCAATGTGTAAGGGATTTCCTATTATGGCCTCTCGAGGGCAGTATCTGATAAGGGAAGACTAAGGACACACTTCAGAGTGTAAGCTATCTCAGTAATAACACTTAAGAACTCAAAACTCCAGATAATTAGGAAAATTAATTGGTGTCCATACGAGACcaccgttttttttcttttcattttcagggaGGAATATGAAGATTCCGTAAATAACAGAACCTGGTGCCACTGAAATTTACTTAATATCAGGCCACATACAATGCATTGTGATTCCACCAGATGGCGCTGTGATAGATATGTAACAATTCCTCCTTGCTTTGCAGCTGATCCGACCTTAGGACTGGAAGCCCAGCAGAAGTACAGCACGGGCTACATTCAGTGTATGCACGAGGTGCATAATCTGCTACTAACCTGCGAATGGATGGACAAGACTTTGGGTTCTCGCCTGCTCAACCACCTGCTCAAGTCCCTTCCACGGTCCACTGAAGATGCCTCCCAGCCCGCAGCCGTGTCTatcacccccatcccccaccacacacacgggAGCCCGAGGCATGGAACTCCTGTGCCCTCGAATAGGCCCTTCAGCAGCGGCGATGTCAAGCCTGGGAGAGAGGTCCAGACAGATAACGTCCAGTACTTAGCCAGCCCCCGCGATAGGGTACTTCTGCTACCAGGAAATCGGTTATTTAACAATCCACACATTGCTGCGCTTGATATGTGGAGGCCCTGGTGAATTTCTGGAACTCAAACTCTATTTTGATCTATGCGTAGACTCTTCTCCTTATGTATCTTATAGATATGCTTCTCAGAACACTTGTGGGGCAGTACTGTTCCAGAATAGGTGTACTACAGACACGGGTACTTCCGGCAGAAGTAAACTTCTTGTAGCCTGCATTGTAGAAGGCTATTATTTGTCTATTTATTGTATTAactcaatttatttaataagaTAAACTTGCTTTTAGGTTTATTCATCACATAATGTAGTGTGTGCTTTCCCTTTCTTTGTAtctaatgtaaatgtattaacccagtattaataaaatgtgttccaCAATGCGACGTGAGTTACCTCATAAGATCAcgaaacatgtatttttttatttcgcAAAAAACCATGTCATCGATTCAAACACTAAGGGGTGCTTGTCATGAAGATACCTTAGTGGCTGGATAACTTTGCCTTTTTCCCAGGGAAGATACTAATCTGTTTCACTcacctaattttaaaaatgagcttgCATTTCATCTAGTGGTTTTTCCACAtcttaaagacaacaaacactAGACTTGAAGCTCACCACCTCTGCACGTACCTCTCCTCGTTTTAAAGAGCTCAATTTCACATTCCATGTGCTTCCCAAACCAGAAGAGTGGGATTCATGTGGTTGTTGTTTGATTGCAATTACTGATTCAGGATAAGCATAGCCATTCCTGTTCTTAATCAAAACCATAATTGGGACAAGGAAACTCAAATGAACAGTACTTGATGCATAAACGAGCCATCAGTTATGCCTATCAGTGTATTTGTTCACTAAACTGCTAGAAAGGCAGTTTGGAGAAAGTTTAGAGAAAAAGGAAGCTGTTCCTTTTGCTCACATTAGAAGCTAAATTTGTATTGGAGCTGTAGCTATTGTGTaacaattcagttcagtttaaagttttaaaataaattgttttctaGATATTAGTTCAGTTTTCGAGAATTTATTCAGAATATGCTTATAGCCAAGTTATATGATCCTCCCCCCAAAGAGAGATTCTTCAGCATATATAAGCAAATGATTACTCACTGATCTTCAGTAATGATACTGATTTAAATTATCAGGCGACACATCACATTTGGAAATTTGTCAACTTTTGCTGCACTACTTACTGCACTAAATATTAACAGAGATGAGTGACAACATTGAAGGAAGGATCCAATGTAAGCATGCCTACATTACATAAAACAGATTACTAAGATAAATCACTGAGAAACTAAAATTGGCAAAAGGGTGAACTATACAATATAGCCAGTACTAAAAAATGTATGGCATATACCAAGCTTTCTGAGCTGATGACCCAGTAATGACAACcaccattaattaaaatatttctgtgtatttcaaaacaattgcatGCAACCTGTGGAGTGAATTTaacatgtgcatgtgaatgcaaCTGTTGTGAAGGACAACGGAAAGAATACACCTGTGTAATGTACACAACCTACCTCAAGTTTTAAGGGTGTTGCATAAACCATCCCTGTTCCAGAAATCAGGTCAATGCAACTAAGCATGATTTATTTGTGATATTTGAATATGTGGGTACCCTAACACTGATGATTCACTATAATGTCACTATGTATTATTCACTACTGTCACATGTGagtgaaaaaatattgtataacatggaacagcaaagaaaaaatatcagtGAAAATAGCACAACCCAACATTTCAAATGGATACACTAGCATTTACTCAAAGTGAGGCACATTTATAAAGTATATTTGACCAATGACAGTGTCTATCTTCAGATATTACCCGATATAGCTCAATCTGACACAGTGTTATTCAACCCACAATGACGTGAGGACCTGGGGTTTGAAAATCTCTTGCCAGAAATGTCTTACAAATTGGACACGATGACGTGCGCCTATTTCATCACGGTCTACTTAAAAATTTgttcagcctgttttttttgtttttttttacaagtttgagtaaataagattttttctacattctgaaaatgtttgtatGCTTTACATTTAATGTATGTTATTACATGATTATTTTTCAACAAGGAATGTGATACATGGATAGCCAGTGAGTTGCTTTTatcgtttctttttcttttgcatatGAATGATATAGAATAGAGCAATAGGCTTCCCTTTGACTTAAGGCCACATTGCCATACCCATATTTGGCTGTGGTTTATGAGAATACAGATAatcgattttaaaaaattgacatattttaCTTGATTCATATTCTTGGTTGCAACAAGCCAAGGCTAAGGGGCTCCTTCTGCGCGCTTTCGAACAATAGTGCACGACAGCTGCTGGGTCGACGAAGTGGACTGATAAAGGAAAGCTACAGCAACACATGGGGATGGCGAGGTGCCAAAAGACTTCCACTTCAAAGCCAAGAAATGCTGCCTTCATGTGTAGAACTATTTTATTGCTCTCTTATTACCAGCCTGTTGCATTTAACGGAACTTCAGTGCATAAAACTCAGAGACCCTTGTTAGTTTACCAGTGAGAGTGCTGTTATACAAAATATTCCCCTATATTTCCAAGTAAACACAAATGTCCCTTTAATGTTCATAATTTGCATAACAATGCATATCCCTTAGACACGATAGTCTGCATGCATCAAGAGCGGTTTCGCGAGGCTAATAAACAATTGTGTGTaacaattacacacacgcaaacctTGTTTCGTCCTTTTAAGTCACAAGGCATTCGTGTCCTatctttaatttttcatttgagcCATCGAATTTTTTATACATGGAGATAAGCTTTAACAGATAGTTGTGTTATATTCCTACAACACGACCTGTGAGGACATAATTATATCAGcataaaaacaactgaaaaaaaagacaacagtgATGTTTTTGCCTAGTAAGTAAATAGTGTAGCTCACTGACGCTGCAATTTTCACATATTCAAGGTCAACTACAGGCAATTCTATATTTTAtcctaaaatattttaaacctcCATCCAATCACTGAGGCCACAAAACAACAGAGAACAAATGAAGCGCAAGCTAACACCTGTCGTTTTCTTTGAGGACTGGCCCTTAATTCCCCGACTTGATTCATTTAGTCCAAGGGGTTGCAGCCTGCAGCTGCCAACTGTCGGCATCGCGTTACATTCACGAGGCCACACAGGGAAGCTCTCAGAGACAAGAAAGGAAGCTACGGAAACAGAAGAGGACGGGCAGAACAATTTTACAGCTGAATTGTTTAACACGGCCAGCCTAACTACACTTTTAGAGGGGCCTACACctgtattttaaattcagtgaaTCACAATGGTTTCATATTTGTTTGATGGCTTCTATAACGATGCTagataaatataatatacataagGTGCCTATACTGTCCAACGCTCTATACAAACATGTAGTTGTCTAAAGGTGTGTTCCATTAATTTGATCTATAGGCTAACACAGAAAAAGACCAACGTTTAATCCCCATATCTCAATGTTTGAATGCTGTGAAACAGAGAAATGTAGACTACCACTTCAGTGCTACACGTCAcactattgttattttgataCAGTGTTAAAAGGATAGGAATCAATTGATCAGAGTGTAAGGAGTCAgatttctgaataaaaatattgtttcctGTACGGGTCAGTAAGATACATAACAGGCTGACAATGGGATGAACAGgactgactgtctgtcttgattttcatttatatttccatatacATAGTGGTGTATAAAAATATAGAGCCAGGCGGGAACACAaaccaaataatattttttatgctCAATCCATGCGGCGCAGCCAGACGTGCAGGAGACAAAGGgctgcgtgctgattggctggcgcGGGGTGCGCTCTGAGGTTTTCTGGCTAGTGCTGCCGATTCTCCTATTCATATGTAAATTACATCCTATAAATACCTACTACAGCTACCCACTGCCAACAGCGCATCTCGTTAAGGTTTCACAATAAACACAAGACTGTTTGCCTTTAGTGTAGCTATAGATTTTCTAAGTTTGTATCCGCCTGCCAGCTGCCCCTCTCAAGGACCGAACGTAACAGTGGATTACAAATAGCGCTCTTTCCATTGCTTGGGTTGAAACCAACATGGCCCCGTCGTCTCGACCTAGCAAAAATGGATCTATCACAGATGAGGAGGAATACTACGGCGTTAAAGGAGACCGAAAGGTAGGCAACGGCATCGTTCTCCCTCCTGCGTTATTGGCTTCATTTTATAGCAATATGTCAGCATAACCTAATATGCTGTTTGTGAATGATCTCCGTTTGTCAGACAAGAAAACCATTGGTGGAGAAAAAGAGACGAGCCCGTATCAATGAAAGTTTACAAGAGCTCCGGACGCTCCTTGCCGACTCAGACGTAAGTTTCCGACGTACTTGAACGCCAGTTTTTCATATTCACCTGTGGCAATGACTGCATGACGCTGTGTGTTCGGCTACCCCCTCgttttgtaataaaaacataatatctGCACTGTCTACAGTTCCAGTCAAAGATGGAGAACGCTGAAGTGCTTGAATTGACCGTGAAACGAGTCGAACATGTTCTCCGAAACCGATCTCAAGGTAGGCTATCGATACGTTTCTTGTTTCCTCTAGCAATATGATTTGTAAAGCTACAGTAGGCATATTATCGGTGCAATGCGTGTTCCCCCGTTGAACCAgtctaattattttattttgtgtttgtatttgaagAAGCTGACAGCATGAACCGAGAAGCGAGTGAGAGGTTTGCGGCCGGCTACATTCAGTGTATGCATGAGGTACACATGTTCGTGTCTAACTGCCCAGGGATAGACGCTACGGTGGCCGCAGAACTTCTCAATCACCTCCTGGAATGCATGCCTCTGAACGAAGATCATTTCCAAGACATGCTTGTGGATTTACTGTCGGACACTTCCAGCAACAGCAGCACTTGGCCAAATAGCGAAGGGATTTGCGCTGCCCTGGCTTCACCTGGGGGCAGGAGTATATCGAGTGTCTCCTCAGCCTACTCTCCAGCTCCCTCCACTACATCCACTGAGGACCTCTGCTCTGATCTGGACGAGACAGACAGTGAACATAACCACACTTCTCCTGATGTCATGGATAACCAAGAGGTCCAAAACATGCCAATAACCACCTATTCCAAGTCCATGTGGAGACCATGGTAGAATTGTAATCCTGGCCATCCCCTTGAGAATTATTAAGATTACTGTGAATCTACCTGAAGCTAGGCCTTCTACTGTGGTTTAGATGTAGTCCCAGATTAGTGTAAATTGTACCTCTTGACATTAAAGAGGTGATGTTGAACACAAGATGGCTACCGGACTATTCCTGTCTGGACCGTCTGTCAGTGGTGCCCACTTGATTGCCCAAGTGATTGTGGACACATTGTAAATATAGAGGGGAAATTAGAATGATAAAGCTCTTTGACATTTATGGTAATGCCTTAATTTCATCTGTTTTCACTGAACAATATATgaatttgctcattttaaatgtaaaagtataTGTATAGACTGCTGTTTTGTAGATGtacctactttttttttcttcatagacCTTGAAGGAATATGCCATAGAGGGGTTCTCAGAAAGATAGGAAAGTATTTCTACCTTCAGTGAAGGGAGgggtaaattaaatgtaaaatgcttaGATGAAAACTATTCATTCTTGGTAGCAGGGttgtatgggggtggggggctgtgaaACATCTGGACATCTTAACTGTGTATATTGTGgcttatttgaataaaataattaaattcaaagtTCATTTGTTTGAATCATGTAGATAATCATGATTGTTACTTGTCTCATGTATaactgtttcctgtttgtaTGCTATTGCTGTACTTCCACTGCATGTATTTTGGCATCACCCCTGCTCACCCGTGTAACGTAACTAGAACTTCTCTCATTGTCTTGTATTAAATctattaaatatgtaattatttccCCTAAAGTATTGTGGTCAATTTTATCTCCCTGTGGATGATCAAATTAAGTAGACAACTACACATTGAGCAAAATATGCAGATCACTACCTAGAAGGAAGATCACCAGTACAAAATGTAGCACAACTCTGCACGACAACCAAGTCAACATGTGCTGAAATATATCCAAGGAACACATTTACAACAGTAGAACGGGGCTGTGCAACTGAATTTGAGGACTTGTGTGTATGCTATGGTTTGTTCCAAGTTCCAACCAATTGCTCTGACTTGAATAGTTCCAGTTAATTCACATTGGACCTCAGGACAATGATTAAACCAAGGAAATAAGTGCAGTCTATAGCAGTGGCTCATCTAATCTATGAGTAATGTTGCTGACCAAGATGTGCATCATACATGGTAAACtatataatttaaatactcCAGTTAATTGTGGAATAAAAGATTCCACTCATCTCTAGAAATGACAGGCCTTACTAAACACGTGAGAACACATTAATAAAGGTAATAAAGCCTACAGACCAAGGTATTTTggaattacaggcattttaaaaattccttaAACGTGTTGGGGCTTTATCAGCTGTGAATATCTTGCTTCAGAACTTTCTTTGTGAGGGTTAACTGTTTAATTTAACACCTCGTCTTCAAAGCTGTGCAGATTTGTCAATCTGTTCCTCCGCTGAAAGGTGAAGACTGGGTGTGTTTGAAGTTgctttcttaaatattttagaaaaaattaaCTGGCAAGAACGATGCGTCAAACTTAGATTTGAAAGGCTTGACTACAAGTGCTGCGTATTTTACGCACGTGCAAAAGTAACGTTTTTCgtaataatgaatgaaaatgtcttACTGGTAATTTGTTTGATTATATGCACGTAGGTATAAATGCCTTTGTAACTATTATAAAGGGAGATTACATTCAATAGTCTCATCATACTCGTattaaattttaacatttacaatAATCGCCGGGACTCCACTTACACGGGTTTGACAAAGGAAGTAATATGCTGCGCAACTGTATTTGCACCTAGATCAGCTTCGTATGAGACAGAGGGTCTACACGGATCACAGCGTTGCAGTTCTTGTCAAAGGCGCACACACTGCCGCAGACTGCTGTCCCAAGGCCAAACATGAAAGCACCCCGCCTGGGGCGGCTGCCGCGGCGCAGATCCTGTACCTCTCACCTCTCCGGGGCTGCGACAACAAGGTGTTACTAACGACACGGCGTGTCGGAAACAATTGCTTTAGCAAACAGGAAAATGTTAAATCCTGTTTCCAAGTAAAATGTCAAAACCCACTACCTCCCGACCTTCGTACGACGAATAAGCAGACAACTCAGTTTATGCCCATTTCAGAGGAAGCACAAGCATAGTTTCGAATGTATTTGTCCCGGCACAAACGTATAAATCATTATTCATGGTGGACATTGGCgcattaatgaaaacaaagggTGCAGAGACAACACAAGTGCACTTCCTTTACAAGGAAATTAATCTAGTTAAGTTTTCTTCCAAACGCCCCCTAATTTAAGCGACCACAAAATTCATAATACCATGCAAGAACATGGTATAATTATGGTTGGCACTTGGTTAATTCCTTCgctcagtttttaaatatgctacTGGCCAAATATAAGCGAATGTTGATGTTCAGTCTTCGCCCAGCTACATATTCGAAAATATCGTATTCTTCCACCCAAAGTGATTGCTTAAATTGATTTAAGTGCAGCAAAAGTAGATAAAAGTAGCATACTCGATTCAGATTAGAACATGTGAGTAAATTAGAGAATATGTGAATAATGGTTTGGCTAATCTATTCACCCACATATTAGATTTCCAGACCGGTAATTTGTGATGGCGTAAAGACGAGACAGCAGCGAACATGGAGAGAAGCGCTCTGCAGGGTGGCTTGTAAGCGTCCACACCTTAGCACTAAATTGGGAGAGGTGTGAACGTGATCAAAGTTGGTGTCACTCCCGCGAAACCCTTTGACAGCCTGTCGCCAAAACTGGGATACTAAAACTAAATAGCACCAATGGCTACAGGTTGTTTGCTACAAGAAGTTACAGGGTGAGCAGAATGCCGATTTCATAGGGTAGCCTTTCCGTAAAATTGTATCGCCTGTCCCGGAGCGTGAGATGAGCCTACATTCACTGCTTAAAACCAACCAGATCACTTTAAATGGGTTTGTCTTTTATCCGGCAGTCTCACTTTTGGAACGATTTTGAAATTCACATGTTAAATACAGACATACATCTCAaacttgttaaataaaatatcttgTTATAGTCTACCACGAATGGTTAGATTGCTTCTAGTTATTTTAAGTAGGCCAAtgtatag encodes:
- the her8.2 gene encoding hairy-related 8.2, with the translated sequence MTATTMAHNVEKLSSAKEDRKLRKPLIERKRRERINNCLDQLKETVVGAFRLDQSKLEKADILEMTVKHLQNIQSNKYAADPTLGLEAQQKYSTGYIQCMHEVHNLLLTCEWMDKTLGSRLLNHLLKSLPRSTEDASQPAAVSITPIPHHTHGSPRHGTPVPSNRPFSSGDVKPGREVQTDNVQYLASPRDRVLLLPGNRLFNNPHIAALDMWRPW
- the her13 gene encoding hairy-related 13 translates to MAPSSRPSKNGSITDEEEYYGVKGDRKTRKPLVEKKRRARINESLQELRTLLADSDFQSKMENAEVLELTVKRVEHVLRNRSQEADSMNREASERFAAGYIQCMHEVHMFVSNCPGIDATVAAELLNHLLECMPLNEDHFQDMLVDLLSDTSSNSSTWPNSEGICAALASPGGRSISSVSSAYSPAPSTTSTEDLCSDLDETDSEHNHTSPDVMDNQEVQNMPITTYSKSMWRPW